A stretch of Candidatus Vicinibacter affinis DNA encodes these proteins:
- a CDS encoding DUF4270 family protein, with amino-acid sequence MNLRIFKKGLVLPIGQCVLLVAMVFFSLVSCDKNETLGTDLISDEWVNAKGVDTFSFSMKPYQQDSLLTAYAGLPGTFLLGKMDDPIFGKVEAEFYSQIRFIPTKERSFLTNKIDSVVLSIRYDTVEFYGDPTKLQKIEVFQLDEPLDQRTRYYSDFKARLKSTRLGVLEQFIPNRNDSVKVTQNNVTSSFFPQLRIPLDTSVFMDILRKMPDTVFTNVDSFIYLFPGIGLVASQEASMMALNPANSDSRITIYYQINDTTQGQFVFNMGDFAVKAPHIKVDNSSSPAGLFISGQTSGDSLFFIQGMSGSDARLQMPYDSSWGNKFLNFAVLEFFVAELPGDNLSWYKPTGLLFLQDLSSGKEEDIRDYVIGRNLSRDLTNLSQYLSICGGNPVRIVENGNSVYRYRLNISAHFQKSVKEKKGLDLIISPLYKTESAQRVVLYGNRHSKYPAKLRLVYSE; translated from the coding sequence ATGAATCTAAGAATTTTTAAGAAAGGCCTAGTTTTACCAATTGGGCAGTGCGTTTTGTTAGTTGCAATGGTATTTTTCTCCTTGGTTTCATGTGATAAAAATGAGACTCTTGGAACAGATTTGATTTCTGACGAGTGGGTTAATGCCAAAGGTGTGGACACTTTCAGCTTCAGCATGAAGCCATATCAACAAGATTCCCTTTTAACAGCCTATGCAGGTCTGCCAGGCACGTTTTTACTGGGCAAAATGGATGACCCAATTTTTGGTAAAGTGGAAGCAGAGTTTTATAGTCAGATTAGGTTTATACCCACCAAGGAAAGGAGTTTTTTAACCAACAAAATTGATTCAGTAGTATTAAGTATTCGATATGATACTGTTGAATTTTATGGTGATCCTACAAAACTTCAAAAAATAGAAGTGTTTCAATTGGACGAGCCTTTAGATCAAAGAACTAGATATTATTCAGATTTTAAAGCAAGGCTTAAATCAACTCGACTGGGAGTATTGGAACAATTTATTCCAAATCGCAATGATTCTGTGAAAGTTACACAAAACAATGTGACCTCATCATTTTTTCCGCAATTAAGGATTCCGTTGGACACTTCAGTATTTATGGATATTCTTCGCAAAATGCCTGATACTGTGTTTACCAATGTAGATAGTTTTATTTACCTATTTCCTGGTATAGGCTTAGTAGCAAGTCAGGAGGCTTCCATGATGGCATTAAACCCCGCTAACAGTGACAGTAGAATTACCATTTACTATCAAATAAATGATACTACTCAAGGTCAGTTTGTATTTAATATGGGAGATTTTGCAGTTAAAGCACCACATATAAAAGTTGACAATTCATCCAGTCCTGCCGGGTTATTTATAAGTGGCCAAACCTCTGGAGATAGCCTTTTCTTTATTCAGGGGATGAGCGGGAGTGATGCCAGACTTCAAATGCCTTATGATTCAAGTTGGGGAAATAAATTTTTAAATTTTGCAGTACTTGAATTCTTTGTGGCTGAACTTCCCGGGGACAATTTAAGTTGGTATAAACCCACAGGATTGTTATTTTTACAGGACTTGAGTTCAGGAAAAGAAGAAGATATCAGGGATTATGTAATTGGAAGAAATTTGTCCAGGGATTTAACCAACTTAAGTCAATATTTATCAATTTGTGGAGGAAATCCTGTAAGAATTGTTGAAAATGGCAATAGTGTCTACCGCTACAGGTTAAATATTTCTGCACATTTTCAAAAGAGCGTGAAAGAAAAGAAAGGTCTTGATTTAATCATCAGTCCTCTATACAAAACTGAGTCGGCGCAAAGGGTGGTTCTCTATGGAAATCGACACTCAAAATATCCTGCAAAACTTAGGCTTGTATACTCAGAATAA
- a CDS encoding glycogen/starch synthase has protein sequence MSKNRVLYITQEMDPYLDQDGIGSLIQKLPAFAQDSGMEIRILMPRFGTINERRHRLHEVVRLSGMNIIIDDDDYALIIKVASLPGSRIQVYFLDNDEFFKRKYVFEDESGQPFEDNQDRMIFFCKGAIETVKKFGWAPDVVHCHGWMTSLIPFYLKTVYKNDPVFKQSKVIFSLYEKSLESNFNDDFFKKAAINNLKADQLSPFKNGTGITLQKGAIQFADGIIQGTQEISENLKLAIDSLNKPFIETPAENYLPDYIDFYKTILS, from the coding sequence ATGAGTAAAAACAGAGTTTTATACATAACACAAGAAATGGACCCCTATTTAGATCAAGACGGCATAGGATCCTTGATTCAAAAACTTCCAGCTTTTGCACAGGACAGTGGGATGGAAATCAGGATTTTAATGCCAAGATTTGGGACTATAAATGAAAGAAGACACCGTTTACATGAAGTAGTTAGATTGAGTGGAATGAACATCATCATTGATGATGACGATTATGCCTTAATCATTAAAGTTGCCTCTCTTCCGGGTTCTCGTATTCAAGTGTATTTTCTAGATAATGATGAATTTTTTAAGCGGAAGTATGTTTTTGAAGATGAAAGTGGTCAACCATTTGAAGATAATCAGGATCGGATGATCTTCTTTTGTAAGGGGGCTATAGAGACTGTTAAAAAGTTTGGATGGGCGCCGGATGTGGTTCATTGCCATGGTTGGATGACTAGTTTGATTCCTTTTTATCTTAAGACGGTATATAAAAATGACCCCGTGTTTAAGCAGTCGAAGGTTATCTTTTCTTTGTATGAAAAGAGTTTAGAATCAAATTTTAATGATGATTTCTTTAAAAAGGCCGCGATTAATAATTTGAAAGCCGATCAGCTTAGCCCATTTAAGAATGGAACCGGAATTACTTTGCAAAAGGGAGCCATCCAGTTTGCTGACGGAATCATTCAGGGGACGCAGGAGATTTCAGAAAATCTTAAATTAGCTATTGATAGCTTGAATAAACCATTTATCGAAACCCCGGCAGAAAATTATTTGCCAGACTATATTGATTTTTACAAGACTATTTTATCCTAG